One Deferribacterota bacterium DNA window includes the following coding sequences:
- a CDS encoding Hsp20/alpha crystallin family protein — protein MRRRRDAERGLTPFSGLFDIQDEMNRLFDDFFGTSELPSGIDFVPSLDISETKNDIKVRADLPGLTEKDIEVNISGDILTIKGSKEEEKEEKDENYYRKERAYGNFVRQIQIPKKIKADQVKAKFKNGVLTITMPKAEEAVEKGVKIEVE, from the coding sequence ATGAGAAGAAGAAGAGATGCTGAAAGAGGGTTGACACCATTTAGTGGCCTATTTGATATTCAAGATGAAATGAACAGATTATTTGATGATTTCTTCGGAACAAGTGAGTTGCCTTCTGGCATTGATTTTGTTCCAAGCTTAGATATTAGTGAAACAAAAAATGATATTAAAGTAAGGGCTGACCTACCAGGATTAACTGAAAAGGATATTGAGGTTAATATCTCTGGTGACATACTAACAATTAAAGGCTCAAAAGAGGAGGAAAAAGAAGAGAAAGATGAAAATTACTACAGAAAGGAAAGGGCTTATGGTAATTTTGTAAGACAAATACAAATACCAAAGAAAATTAAAGCAGATCAAGTAAAGGCAAAATTTAAAAATGGTGTACTAACTATCACAATGCCTAAAGCCGAAGAAGCAGTTGAGAAAGGCGTAAAAATAGAGGTTGAATAA